Within the uncultured Bacteroides sp. genome, the region ATGGCTTGTTTCTTTTCCCAACCCGAAACGGACAAACAACAAGCTTTCCTATGGGGAAAGATCCTTATATGGAATTTAGTGTAGGTATTTATAATATCTTTAAAATACTTCATGTAGAATATACCCGCCGTTTGAACTATCTGGATCACCCGGGAATTAATAAGGATGGAATTCGCGTTGCAATGTTACTCAACTTCTAAGGTTATATTTTAATCTTATCTTTATAGATTCTTAATGTTCTGTACAAAAGATTGTATTCTTCTGTACAGAACAATTCATTCTCTTGTACAAAAGAAAGCTTTATTTTGTACAAGAGTTTTTTACCTTTTCGTCAATGGTTTTAAAATCTTCTCCAAAGAATTCCCTTTTTAAATAATAATATGTAAATTTGTTCCCATTTTAATCATAACGAAATGGCACAACCATTAGCAGAAAGACTTCGGCCAAAGTCACTCGATGACTATATTGGTCAGAAACATTTAGTGGGAGAAGGGGCAATCTTGCGTAAGATGATAGACGCAGGACGCATTTCGTCATTCATTCTTTGGGGACCACCCGGAGTGGGTAAGACTACCCTTGCTCAGATAATAGCCAACAAACTTGAAACTCCCTTTTATACATTGAGCGCAGTCAGCTCGGGCGTTAAAGACGTTCGCGATGTGATTGATAAAGCAAAAAGTGCTCGTTTCTTTTCACAAGCCAGTCCCATTCTGTTTATAGATGAAATTCATCGATTTAGTAAATCGCAGCAAGATTCCTTGCTAGGAGCTGTGGAGCATGGTACGGTAACACTTATTGGCGCAACAACCGAGAATCCTTCGTTTGAAGTGATCCGTCCGCTGCTTTCCCGTTGCCAGCTTTATGTACTTAAGTCACTAGAGAAAGATGATTTACTTGAACTTTTACAGCGTGCCTTGACACAGGACTCCATTCTTAAAAGTAAAAATATAGAGCTTAAGGAGACAGACGCTATGCTTCGTTATTCAGGCGGAGATGCGCGTAAACTTCTCAATATCCTTGAACTGGTAGTTGAGTCTGATAGTGAAGATCCGATTGTGATTACTGACGATAAGGTAACGGAAAGACTTCAACAGAACCCTTTGGCTTACGATAAAGACGGGGAAATGCATTACGACATTATCTCGGCCTTTATTAAAAGTATTCGCGGTAGTGATCCAGATGGCGCTATTTATTGGCTGGCTCGCATGGTGGAAGGCGGTGAAGATCCTGCTTTTATTGCCCGCAGATTAGTAATCTCTGCTTCTGAAGATATTGGTCTGGCAAATCCAAATGCTTTGCTGCTTGCCAATGCTTGCTTTGAAACATTAATGAAGATAGGATGGCCCGAAGGACGAATCCCTTTGGCAGAAACAACTATTTATCTGGCCACCAGTCCCAAAAGTAATTCTGCCTACAATGCCATTAATGATGCTTTGGAATTGGTGCGAGAAACCGGGAATCTTCCTGTACCTTTGCACTTACGCAATGCTCCTACAAAATTGATGAAACAACTGGGCTATGGCAATGACTATAAATATGCCCATAATTATAAAGATAATTTTGTGAAACAACAATTTCTTCCCGACGAACTAAAAGCTAAATCCATATGGCATCCGCAGGACAATCCTGCTGAGGCTAAGTTGAAAGAACGCATGAAACAACTTTGGGAAGACAGATATATTGATTGAACTTATAAATTTAAAAAGAATATGAAAATTGTAGTATTAGACGGCTATGGAGCTAATCCAGGTGATTTATCCTGGGATGAACTCAAAGTATTGGGTGATTGTACTGTTTATGATCGTACTTCCACTGCCGATGTAATTGCTCGTGCACAAGGTGCAGAGGTTGTATTAACCAATAAAACGGAAATTAGTGCGGAGGCAATTGCTGCTCTTTCGGATTTAAAATATATTGGCGTAATGGCAACAGGTTATAATGTGGTAGATATTGCTGCTGCAAAAGAACGTGGAATTGTTGTAACCAATACTCCTGCTTATAGCACGGTATCAGTAGCACAGATGGCTTTTGCACATATTTTGAATATAACTCAGCAGGTTGCTCACCATTCAAACGAAGTGAAAAAGGGACGTTGGACAAACAATGCTGATTTCTGTTTCTGGGATACGCCGTTAACTGAACTGAGTGGACTTAAACTTGGTATAGTGGGACTGGGGCATACCGGAATGGCTACGGCACGCATTGCTTTTGGATTTGGCATGAATGTTTGTGCATACACTTCAAAGTCACAACTTCAATTACCTCCCGAAATCAAAATGATGACAAAAGAGGAGATCTTTACAGAGTGTGATATTGTGAGTCTTCACTGTCCACTTACAGAAGAAACCCGGGAAATTGTCGATGCAAAACGTCTGGCAACCATGAAGCCAACCTCTATACTTATTAATACAGGTCGTGGTTCACTTGTTAATGAGCACGATTTGGCCGATGCTTTGAATAATGGCATTATTTACGCCGCCGGATTAGACGTACTTACATCTGAACCACCTTTAGCAGATAATCCCTTGCTTACGGCTAAAAACTGTTATATTACTCCTCATATTGCGTGGGCAACCAAGGCTTCCCGTATGAGACTAATGAGCATCCTGGCTGAAAATATTAAAGCTTTTGCAGCTGGTAAACCAATTAATAACGTGGCGAAATAATTAGAAGATTATTCATTCGTAAAAAGATACAGGAAAGGTTGTTACTTAATTTTTAGTAACAACCTTTCTTTCTTTTAATTATTTTCTTTTGGAAACTTGTGTTATAGGAAAATAGCAGTATATTTGCATAATAATTCCAATGGAAAATATTAATAGTGGAATTTTGATAAAGAAATAGGCTATAAAACAGAATAGAAAATGAGTGGAGAAAAGTACATTATTATCGGAGGTGTAGCTGGTGGTGCAACAACAGCTGCCCGAATCAGACGAATGAATGAAGAGGTCGAAGTGATCATGTTCGAAAAGGGAGATTATATCTCTTATGCTAATTGCGGACTACCTTATTATATAGGTAATGTGATAGAGGATAGGAATAAACTGTTTGTACAAACGCCCGAATCGTTTGGTTTACGTTTCAATATTGATGTCAGAGTTCGCTCAGAAGTTGTGAGTATTGACAGGGATAAAAAAGAAGTTCTTGTTCGTAGGCGCAATGGAGAAGAATACATTGAAAAGTATGATAAGCTTTTACTTTCTCCCGGAGCATATCCGGTTCGTCCTCCTTTTCCGGGAATAGACCTTGATGGAATCTTTACTTTGCGCAATGTGAATGATACAGATGCTATCAAAAACTACATGAATAGCCATCAGGTAAAAAGAGCTGTAGTAGTAGGTGCCGGTTTTATAGGTCTGGAAATGGCCGAAAATTTGCAGCATGCCGGAGCAAAAGTATCTGTTGTTGAGATGCTAAACCAGGTAATGCCGCCAATAGATTATTCTATGGCTTCGCTTGTTCATCAGCATTTGCAGGACAAAGGAGTAAATCTTTATCTGGAACATGCCGTCAGTGTATTTACAAAGAAAGGAAACTCTATTGAAGTTGTCTTTAAAAACGGTAAATGTATAATGGCCGATATTGTGATTCTTTCCATAGGGGTGCGTCCCGAGACAACATTGGCAAAGCAAGCCGGACTTGTAATAGGGGAGACCGGAGGAATTGTGGTGAATGATTATTTGCAGACTTCCGATGAAAATATTTATGCAGTGGGAGATGCCATTGAATTCAAACATCCAATAACCGGAAAACCCTGGCTGAATTATCTGGCTGGACCGGCTAACAGGCAGGGGCGTATCTGTGCTGATAATATGCTGCTTGGGAATAAGACGAGATACGAAGGAGCTATTGGAACAGCCATTGCAAAAGTCTTTGATTTTACAGTTGCTTCAACAGGACTTGCGGCAAAGCAACTAAAAAAGAATGAGATACCTTACCTCTCTTCGGTTACTCATTCCGGTTCTCATGCAGGATACTATCCTGATTCTTTGCAGATGAGCATTAAAATCACTTTTAGTCCGGTGGATGGAAAACTTTACGGTGCTCAGATTGTGGGATGTGATGGAGTCGATAAGCGAATTGATCAGATTGCGTTGCTTATTAAACAACGAGGCACGGTTTATGATTTAATGCAATTGGAACACGCCTATGCACCACCTTATTCATCGGCAAAAGATCCTATTGCCATAGCCGGTTATGTGGCGGAGAATATTTTGTTGAAACGAGCGAACATTGTCACATGGAGAGAGATGCTGCAGGTAAATGATGGTATTATACTGGATGTTCGTACTTCTGTTGAGTTTTCTTTAGGAGCTATACCTGGAGCAATAAATATTCCTTTAGACGGAATACGGAATCATTTAAATGAGATACCCAAAGATAAGAACATTTATATCTATTGTGCTGTAGGGCTCAGAGGATATCTTGCTACAAGAGTGCTGATGCAGAAGGGTTTTGATCATGTATTTAATCTTTCGGGAGGGTATAAACTTTATCGGTCGGCCACTACTCCGGTGATTTTAGATGAAAAAGATATGAATGCTTGTTCCGCTGCAACAGGAACAGATAGTAACACAAATAATGATTCAGAGATGGAAACAATAAAAATAGATGCTTGCGGATTACAATGCCCTGGTCCCATTATGAAACTAAAAAAGAGTATTGAAGATATCAATGTGGGAGATCGCCTGGAGGTTATAGCTACTGACCCCGGTTTTCGTAGAGATTCTCAGGCTTGGTGTAATATGACAGGGCATAAGATGGTCTCACAATCAGCAGATTCCGGCAAGTATGTGTCAATCATTGAAAAGATGGAAAGAAAGAAAACAAGTCCATCATTTAGTGAATCTCCTGTTGAATGTAGTGGCAAAGGGAAAACTTTTATTCTGTTCAGTGATGATTTGGACAAAGCTTTAGCTACTTTTGTACTCGCAAACGGAGCAGTTTCCACTGGAGAGAAGGTGAGCATCTTCTTTACGTTCTGGGGATTGAATGCAATTAAGAAAACAAACAAGCCAAAAGTGCAGAAAGATATCTTTGGAAGAATGTTCTCAATGATGCTTCCTTCAGACACAATGGCGCTGAAACTTTCTAAAATGCATATGATGGGTATTGGCAGTAAAATGATGAGATTTATAATGAACAAGAAAGGGATTGATTCACTTGAGTCATTACGCCAGCAGGCTTTGGATAATGGTGTGGAATTTATTGCTTGTCAGATGTCAATGGATGTAATGGGGGTAAAAGCCGAAGAATTGCTCGATGAAGTAACTATTGGAGGTGTGGCTACTTATATGGAGCGCGCGGATAAGTCCAATATAAATTTATTTATTTAATCAATCTAAGAAGAATATGATAAAGTTGATCTGCCAGTTACGGGATATTAATATGGCTATGAATGAGCTCGAGATACAGCTGAATGAGAAATATGGCATTGGGCTAAATGAGGCAATGGCTCTGTGTTGTCTTTCCGATGGTCGATTGTCTGCGACTGAGATTGCTGAAAAAACAGGAATGACAAATTCACATTGTTCCAAAGTTATTCGATCTATTGAACAAAAGTTGTTAATAGAACGTAGTCTTGGAGAAAACGACAAGAGGCAAATGTATTTTTGCTTAAATAAGGAGGGCAAAAAGAAACTATCGCAGATAAAGTGCAAAGGGCTTGTTCTGCCAGAAGCATTGCGCCCTGTTCTGGGCAATTGTGAAGAGGAATAAGTAGATAGAATGTAATGTCGTAATATTATTCTGTAAAAGCTTAAATATGTAAAAAGCACGCTGGTTTAGTTTGAACCAGTGTGCTTTTGTTATAATGTTGCGTTCCAGGATAAATTTCTAATTATTCTTTTCCTTTTTACGATGCCTGTTTTTAATAATTAAGTGCTTTTTATAAAGCAAAAAATCATTGTGGCATGGTTTTATCTTTTATAAGGTGTTGTAAATGAGGAGTGAAACATATTTTAACTCAAAATAAAATCCGAAAAGCGAAATCTTACAGGTTGTTTTCTGTCCTACTATTTTATTTATTGAAATAAGTAACTGATAATGAGGCGCGGGCAATAATATATCACCCCCTAAGAAGCCGAATTCAAGTTATAAACGCAACTCTCTCCTATGTTTTTTTAATGTATTAATAAACTCCATTGGGGTATAATATCCCAACCTTTTTCTCGGTCTTGAATTAATTAAATTTTCTACTATTTCTACCTGTTTTTCAGTTACTTCACTAAAGTCTGTCCCCTTAGGAAAGTATTGCCTGACTAATCCATTTATATTTTCATTTGCTCCTCTTTCCCAAGAATGATAGGGTTTGGCAAAATAGAAATTAATTCTCAATTTTGTTTCTATTTTTTTATGAAAAGCAAACTCAAACCCATTATCCGAGGTTATAGTGAAGATTTTCCCTTTAAATGATGTTAAACATTTAATAGCCGTATCTGCCATTGATTTTGGATCACGCCCCTTAAGTTTGCGTATCCATAAGCGTCCGGTAAGCCTATCATTAATGGTCATTAGTGCACTCTTTTTATTCTTTCCAATTATAGAATCTATTTCAAAATCACCAAACCTTTTGCGTTCCTCTACAATGGCAGGTCTTTGATCAATAGTTCTGCGATTTTTAAGTATCCCTCTACTATTATATTCAGAGCCGCGTTTTTTGTTTTTTCGCCCTCTTCGGCGCAAATATTTATAAAGGCGTCCTTTCTGACGTTTATCTTTCCAGATCCATTGATAAAGTATTTCATGAGAAACCATGGGAATCGACTGTAATTTGCACCGACCTGATATCTGTTCCGGACTATAATTAAATTCTATTAGCAGATCCTTTGCAAGAGCCTTCATTTCTTGGGTAAAGACTACTTTCCCAGGGCGACATTTCTTTCTTAAGTCAGCTTTCTTTTGAGCTTCACGGGGCATGTACTGATGCCAGGAGCCATAAGAATTACGAATGATTTCACGGCCTATGGTACTTTTATGAACCTTTACAAGAGAGGCTATCTCACTTTTACTTTTTCCACTGTGAAGATATGCAGAAATTTCATATCTTTGTTCTTGGGTTAAATGTTTCATCTTGTAACTGATTTTGTAGGAGATTGAGGGAACAAGATAATTATTTTATCCCATCAGAGAAAGGGGGGAAGAAAAACATTTTCCCCTTCTCTGAAAAAATATTCAATCTAAAATTCCATCAGTTGCATTTAACACTTGAATTTAGGGAATACAAAAAAATAGCATAGTTCCCCGCACACTTTTATTTTTAACTTAATCTTAAGTCCCTTATTGATTATTCAGAATATCTAAATTATCGGTATAGAACAGCAGATAGAAAGGCTTGCTAAAAATAGCCGATTGCTTAAACTATGCTATTTCCCTGATCGTATTATTTTTATGATAAACAAGTCAGTTCTAACCAATTCAGGTTATATATATAGTCGTTCATCAGTTTATGCTTGTTGAAGAAGAGTCTGAACAATTCTGTCGGCAGTTCTTCCGTCCCATCTTTCAGGAAGACTTCCTTGTTTCCATTCACCTTGCATAATTTTTGATACTGCATTTCCTAGTTTCTCAGCATTTTCACCTACCAATTCATTGGTCCCTATTGAACAAGTTTCAGGATGTTCCACATATGTATTTAATGTAATACATGGAATGCCTAGGAAAGTTGCTTCTTCAGCTACATTTCCAGAATCTGTTATTATTGCTTTCGCTTTATTGGTGAGATATCCAAACGAAAGATAGCTTTGCGGAGGAAGAACATGCAAATTCGGAGCTTTAATATTCAGTTCGTTTATTGCATCACGCACATAGGTGTGAAGGGGTGCAACAATAGTAGTGCCCTGAGACTCCAAAATCAGACGTTCAATTAGCTCTTTGAAATTTTCTTTGTTTTCTATTAATGCGTGACGATTAATAGTCAGAAGAAAATAATTCTTTTCTTTCAGTCCTAATATATCAAATGATGCAGGCTTAATAAACCTATTGCGGTTATATCTCAAAGAATCCATTAGTATATTCCCTACCAGAAAAACTTGTTCATTGCCGGTGCCTGTCTGATTTAAATTACGGTTGGCTCCCATCCCTGCAGTAAACAAGAAATCTGAAAGCCCGTCTGTAATCATACGATTTACTTCTTTAGGCATACTCATATCGAAAGAACGTGTTCCTGCAACAAGGTGAGCTACTTTAATATTCTGCTTTTTGGCTACAATAGCACAAGCCATTGTAGAAGTCAGATCATCAACGACTAACACCACGTTGGTTGGATTTTCCTTCAATTCTTTTTCAAATGCAAGCATAATACCACCTGTTCGTTCAGTTAGATTTTCGAATCCAACTTCTAAATAGGCAACTGGCTTTTTCATGTTTAAATCGACAAAAAGAGAAGGATCCAGACTACTGTCACTGGATAATCCTGTATATATTAATCTGTATGAGATTTCTTTTCCTTGCTCCCTGGCTTTGTCTATAGCCCGCGTAATAGGAGCAATCTTCATAAAATTGGGACGAGCCCCTGCAACAATAGTTATTTTCATGCCTATAATATAGATTATTATTTTGACAGCAAAATTACACTTTCTTTCAGAAAACCACTTATAAACCTCTTTACTTTTTTATTATTTGATTGTTTATTCGTTACTTTGTGGAAAAAGTTAGAAATATGCCTACTTTTGTTCAGATTATAGAATTTATTGGGACCTTTGCTTTCGCTATTAGTGGCATTCGTTTAGCTTCTGCTAAACAGTTTGATTGGTTTGGAGCATATGTTGTCGGCGTTGCCACTGCTATTGGTGGTGGAACAATTCGTGATCTTCTTCTCGATGTTACTCCTTTTTGGATGACAAATCCTATTTATTTAATTTGTTCGGCCTTGGCTTTGGTGTGGGTAATCTCTTTTGGCAAAGAATTAGTCCATTTACATAATACCTTTTTTATATTTGACTCAATAGGTCTTGCTCTGTTTACTGTTGTAGGAGTGCAAAAAACAATTGTTTTGGGATATCCGTTCTGGGTTGCCATTATAATGGGTACTATCACAGGTGCCGCAGGAGGTGTTATTCGGGATATTTGCATAAATGAGATTCCACTTATTTTTAGAAAAGAAATTTATGCCATGGCCTGTGTTGTTGGAGGAATAGTTTACTGGTGCTGTACTTTGATGACTCTTGATGCCATGATTGTACAATGTGTCAGCGGATTCAGTGTTTTTCTCGTAAGAATTCTGGCCGTTAAATATAATATTTGTTTACCTAGGCTGAAAGGCGAATAACCTAAAAACTATTATTTTATGATGTAAAAACAGTTATTAATAATATACCCCCTAATTGCTAATAGAATTTGGGCTATTGATTGAACTTAATTTGTGTACTATTGCATTAACGAGATAACCTTATAGTATTAACACAAAAACAAGCAGTCTATGAAAAGTCTAAATTTTAAGAGTGACCTACTAGGAGTACAGGACGAACTACTTCGCTTTGCTTATAAATTAACTGCTAACCGTGAAGAAGCAAATGATTTGCTTCAGGAAACATCATTGAAAGCATTAGATAATGAAGAAAAATATACCCCCGATACAAACTTCAAAGGTTGGATGTATACCATTATGCGTAATATCTTTATTAATAATTATCGTAAGTTAATGAGGGATCAGACATTTGTTGATCAAACAGAGAATATGTACCATCTCAATCTTTCTCAGGATTCAGGTTTCGATAGTACTGAAGGGGCTTATGATATTAAAGAGATTCACAGGGTTGTTAATTCATTACCTAATGAATATAAAGTGCCTTTCTCAATGCATGTTTCAGGATTTAAATATCGTGAGATTGCCGAAAAACTGGATTTGCCACTTGGTACAGTTAAGAGTCGGATATTTTTCACCAGACAAAGATTGCAGCAACAATTGAAAGATTTTGTTTAGCATTTAATAATAAAGCACTATTTATAGTGTGTATAGGGAACAATTCGATGAGATTTCGAATTGTTCCCTTTCTTTTTGTTATTTTATGATTTAAATATGATATTAAACATGTTTTATAGCAGGATGAATTTATTTATTTTTTTGACATAATGTCAATTCATTTATTATCTTTGCAATAGCATTTTTTAATAAACTTTGTAATCTTATATAGCACTTCACAATGAAAAAAGAAATCAAATTTAGCCTCCTTTACCGGGATATGTGGCAGTCTTCCGGAAAGTATCAACCAAGGGCTGATCAGTTGGCAAGAATCGCTCCGGTGATTATTGAAATGGGATGTTTTGCTCGTGTAGAAACTAATGGTGGAGCATTTGAACAAGTAAACTTATTATATGGTGAGAATCCTAATAATGCAGTTAGAACTTTTACGAAACCTTTTAACGAGGTAGGTATTCAAACTCATATGCTTGATCGTGGTTTAAATGGACTACGAATGTTCCCGGTTCCTGCAGATGTACGTAAACTGATGTATAAAGTAAAGAAAGCCCAGGGTGTTGATATTACACGTATCTTTTGTGGTTTGAACGATGTTAGAAATATTATTCCATCAATCACTTACGCATTGGAAGCAGGGATGATCCCTCAAGCTACTCTTTGCATCACATTCTCTCCAGTACATACAGTAGAATATTATACTAGTATTGCAGATCAATTGATAGCTGCCGGTGCACCTGAGATTTGTTTAAAAGATATGGCTGGAGTAGGTCGTCCGGTAATGCTTGGTAAGTTAACCAAAGCGATAAAAGAGAAACATCCGGATGTGATTATTCAGTATCACGGACATTCAGGTCCTGGACTTTCCATGGCGTCTATCCTTGAAGTGTGTGAAAATGGTGCCGATATTATTGATGTTGCTATGGAACCATTATCCTGGGGAAAAGTTCATCCGGACGTAATTTCTGTTCAGGCAATGTTGAAAGATGCAGGCTTCCAGGTACCCGAAATTAATATGAAGGCTTACATGAAAGCTCGTAGTTTGACACAAGAGTTTATAGATGATTTTCTAGGTTACTTTATTGATCAAACCAATAAGCATACTTCTTCATTGTTACTTGGTTGTGGACTTCCTGGAGGAATGATGGGATCAATGATGGCCGATTTAAAAGGAGTTCAATCAGGAATAAACATGTTTTTAAAGAGCAAGAATCAACCAGAACTCAGTCTTGACGACTTAGTGGTAATGCTTTTTGATGAAGTGGCTTATGTATGGCCAAAGCTGGGCTACCCTCCATTAGTTACTCCGTTTAGTCAATATGTAAAGAATGTAGCTTTGATGAACGTTATGCAATTAGTTAAAGGAGAAGAACGCTGGACAATGATTGATTCTCATACCTGGGATATGATTTTAGGTAAGAGTGGAAAATTGCCTGGAGAACTGGCTCCTGAGATCATAGAACTGGCCAAAGCAAAAGGATATGAATTCTCAATTGAAAATCCACAGGATAATTTCCCGGATGCCTTGGATCAGTTCCGTAAAGAAATGGACGAGAATGGATGGGAGTATGGTCCGGATAATGAAGAATTGTTTGAATTGGCTATGCATGATCGCCAATACCGGGATTATCGTTCTGGCATTGCTAAAAAACGTTTTCAGGATGAATTGCAGAGAGCAAAAGACGAAGAAATGCAGAAGAAAGGATTTACAGAAGAGGATATCAAGAAAATGAAACGTGCCAAAGCAGAACCTATTACTGCTCTTGAAAAGGGACAACTCTTTTGGGACGCTAGTTTTGAGTCTGGATCAACACCTCCGGCAATTGGTCAGAAATTTACTCCTGAAGAAACGTTCTGCTATATTGGAACTTTATGGGGTACGTTTGATAAAATACCGGCAAACTTCTCTGGTCGTATTATTGAGGTTTGTGTAAAACAAGGTGCTCATGTTAGTAAGGGCGATATCCTGGCTTACATTGAGCGAGTAGAATATGTAGCATAACATTTTTATATAAAAAGAGAATGAGGCAGTAGTGTTTGATGAAAATGCTATTGTCTCTATTTTTTTTGTAATATCATTCCTTATTATACCAGTCTGATTGATTCTGTTATCTGTTGAATTTTTAACGAGAAGATGACATCTGCAGACTTTTATTATTTATAATAAACCTGCTGCATTCCAATCAGGTGATCATACCGTTCTCCAAATGGACGATGGTATACTAATATCAGATATTCATTTTCAGTTTCATAGTAATTTCCCTCAGTTAGTGCTCCTGTTGCTTTATTACTACCGGCAGGTACAAATAAGTACTGATAATTGTAGGCACCCTGTTTCAATAGTTGTGAGGTCTCAAAAGATTGTGTATCCGGATTGTATTTTAGTCGATAGTTCTCATCGAAATTATCGTGAGTAAATTCTCCTTGCAAATAGAAATCACCATCAGGCAATGCTTCTTTCCATGGAAGTGAGAAGTGTACAAAAAGATAATCAGCTTCAGTATCATTA harbors:
- a CDS encoding biotin/lipoyl-binding protein, whose protein sequence is MKKEIKFSLLYRDMWQSSGKYQPRADQLARIAPVIIEMGCFARVETNGGAFEQVNLLYGENPNNAVRTFTKPFNEVGIQTHMLDRGLNGLRMFPVPADVRKLMYKVKKAQGVDITRIFCGLNDVRNIIPSITYALEAGMIPQATLCITFSPVHTVEYYTSIADQLIAAGAPEICLKDMAGVGRPVMLGKLTKAIKEKHPDVIIQYHGHSGPGLSMASILEVCENGADIIDVAMEPLSWGKVHPDVISVQAMLKDAGFQVPEINMKAYMKARSLTQEFIDDFLGYFIDQTNKHTSSLLLGCGLPGGMMGSMMADLKGVQSGINMFLKSKNQPELSLDDLVVMLFDEVAYVWPKLGYPPLVTPFSQYVKNVALMNVMQLVKGEERWTMIDSHTWDMILGKSGKLPGELAPEIIELAKAKGYEFSIENPQDNFPDALDQFRKEMDENGWEYGPDNEELFELAMHDRQYRDYRSGIAKKRFQDELQRAKDEEMQKKGFTEEDIKKMKRAKAEPITALEKGQLFWDASFESGSTPPAIGQKFTPEETFCYIGTLWGTFDKIPANFSGRIIEVCVKQGAHVSKGDILAYIERVEYVA